The Hyphomonadaceae bacterium ML37 genome includes a region encoding these proteins:
- the pseI gene encoding pseudaminic acid synthase — MSAGFTIDGRAIGPGEPPYLIAELSGNHKGELGRALAMIDAAADSGADAVKLQTYTADTITLKSDAPEFTIRGGLWDGRTLHDLYQEASTPWDWHPALFEHARQRGITIFSSPFDSTAVDLLERLNAPAYKIASFEITDLPLIRYAAKTGKPVIISTGMASESEIAEAVEAARSAGAGGIVLLRCVSGYPAPAHDYNLAALADMTARFGVPAGLSDHTLDDVTTIAATALGAVVIEKHFTLARADGGPDAAFSLEPHEFARLAQSVRDAHAALGQPVYGAKASEAGNLQFRRSLYFTRDLPAGHVVSEGDVRSVRPGHGLAPKHLDAVMGRRLARPVRHAEPVAWDALEGGAAK, encoded by the coding sequence GAGCGCAGGCTTCACCATTGACGGGCGCGCGATCGGGCCGGGAGAACCGCCGTACTTGATTGCGGAGCTGTCGGGCAATCACAAGGGTGAGCTTGGCCGGGCGCTGGCGATGATCGACGCGGCGGCCGATTCCGGCGCCGATGCGGTCAAGCTGCAGACCTATACCGCCGACACCATCACGCTCAAAAGCGACGCGCCGGAATTTACGATTCGCGGCGGCCTGTGGGACGGGCGCACCCTGCATGATCTCTATCAGGAGGCGTCCACCCCCTGGGACTGGCATCCTGCCCTGTTCGAGCATGCGCGCCAGCGCGGGATCACCATCTTCTCTTCGCCGTTTGACTCGACCGCCGTGGACCTGCTCGAACGCCTCAACGCCCCGGCCTACAAGATCGCCTCGTTTGAAATCACCGACCTGCCGCTGATCCGATATGCGGCGAAAACCGGCAAGCCGGTGATCATCTCCACCGGCATGGCCAGCGAGAGCGAGATCGCCGAGGCGGTGGAGGCCGCCCGGTCAGCGGGCGCCGGCGGGATCGTGCTGCTGAGATGCGTCAGCGGCTATCCGGCGCCGGCCCATGATTACAATCTGGCGGCGCTGGCCGACATGACCGCCCGCTTCGGCGTCCCGGCGGGGCTGTCGGATCACACGCTGGACGACGTCACCACCATTGCAGCGACGGCGCTGGGCGCGGTGGTGATCGAGAAGCATTTCACCCTGGCGCGCGCCGATGGCGGGCCGGACGCGGCGTTCTCGCTTGAACCTCACGAGTTTGCGCGCCTCGCCCAATCCGTGCGCGATGCCCACGCCGCGCTGGGCCAGCCCGTCTATGGCGCCAAGGCGAGCGAGGCCGGCAATCTGCAGTTCCGCCGCTCGCTCTACTTCACCCGCGACCTGCCGGCGGGCCATGTGGTGAGCGAGGGGGATGTCAGGTCCGTCCGCCCGGGCCACGGCCTGGCCCCGAAACATCTTGATGCGGTCATGGGCCGACGCCTCGCGCGACCCGTGCGTCATGCCGAACCGGTGGCCTGGGACGCGCTGGAGGGCGGCGCCGCCAAGTAG
- a CDS encoding TetR/AcrR family transcriptional regulator, which produces MGARALSTAKPRQTLVRKPKQSRSRATVAAIMEAGARILAEQGWAGFNTNAVAARAGVSIGSLYEYFPDKQALADEIANAHIAEGEALLAAAAGEAAMTGGAGAIVDALVQGLVDLHKDDPRLHRALSSDVPLSPSVRARVEALRRGAISFLEEALAPHVSDPRVAAQLLADTADAVIHRWFVEDDGTLASPERLTHELRRMLRAYLAAPPSSASQATGSA; this is translated from the coding sequence TTGGGAGCGCGCGCCCTGTCCACCGCCAAACCCCGCCAGACCCTTGTCCGCAAACCCAAACAGAGCCGTTCAAGGGCGACTGTCGCCGCCATTATGGAGGCCGGGGCTCGGATTCTGGCCGAGCAGGGATGGGCCGGTTTCAACACCAACGCCGTCGCCGCACGGGCGGGCGTGTCCATCGGCTCGCTCTATGAGTACTTCCCCGACAAGCAGGCGCTGGCCGACGAGATCGCCAACGCCCATATCGCTGAAGGCGAGGCGCTGCTGGCCGCAGCGGCGGGCGAAGCCGCCATGACCGGCGGCGCCGGGGCGATTGTCGATGCGCTGGTGCAGGGCCTGGTCGACCTGCACAAGGATGATCCGCGCCTTCACCGCGCTCTGTCGTCAGACGTCCCGCTCTCGCCGTCCGTGCGCGCGCGGGTCGAGGCGCTGCGGCGCGGCGCGATCAGTTTTCTGGAGGAGGCGCTGGCGCCGCACGTGTCCGATCCGCGTGTGGCGGCCCAGCTACTGGCGGACACGGCCGACGCCGTCATCCACCGCTGGTTTGTCGAAGATGACGGGACGCTGGCCTCGCCGGAACGATTGACGCATGAGCTGCGCCGGATGCTGCGCGCCTACTTGGCGGCGCCGCCCTCCAGCGCGTCCCAGGCCACCGGTTCGGCATGA